AAGGTCCCGCGCGGCGAACGCAGCGGGGCTGTGATCGAGCCCTGGCTCACGGACCAATGGTACGTGCGCACCGCCGATCTCGCCCAGCCAGCGCTCGCGGCGGTCGAGGACGGCCGTATCCGCTTCGTGCCCGAGAACTGGGACAAGACCTATTACGAATGGATGCGCAACATCAAGGACTGGTGCATATCGCGCCAGATCTGGTGGGGGCACCGTATCCCCGCCTGGTATGACAATGCCGGACGGATATATGTCGCGCGCAGCGAAGACGAGGCGCGCGCGCGCCACGGGCTGGGCGCTGGCGTCGCGCTCACGCAGGATCCGGATGTCCTCGATACCTGGTTCTCCTCGGCCCTCTGGCCATTTTCGACGCTCGGCTGGCCGGACCGGACCGAGGCCCTGGCGCGCTTTTATCCCACCCGCGTGCTTGTGACCGGGTTCGATATCATCTTCTTTTGGGTGGCGCGCATGATCATGATGGGCCTCAAGTTCACGGGCGACGTCCCGTTTCGCGAGGTCTATGTCCACGGTCTGGTGCTGGATGCCAAGGGCCAGAAGATGTCGAAGTCGCGCGGCAACGTGATCGATCCGATCGACCTCATAGACGGCATAAGCCTCCCGGATCTCATCGCCAAACGCACGAGCGGTCTCATGCAGCCGGCCAGGGCCGAGGAGATCCGCCGGGCCACCGAACGCGAATATCCCGAGGGCATACCATCCTACGGCACCGATGCCCTGCGCATGACCTTTGCGAGCCTCGCCACCCAGGGCCGGAACATCAACTTCGACCGCGCGCGCATCGACGGCTACCGCAACTTCTGCAACAAGCTCTGGAACGCCGCGCGTTTCGTATTGCTGAATACCGAAAATGCGGACTGCGGCAATGAAGGGGATTATGTCCTCGACATCGGAGATCGCTGGATCATATCCCGCCTCCAAGAGACCGAGCGCGCGGTCGAGGAGGCGTTTGCCGCCTACCGTTTCGATCTCGCCACGCAGGCCCTCTACGGCTTCATATGGGATGAGTACTGCAGCTGGTATCTCGAGTGGTCGAAGACCGTCCTCGCTGATGCCGACGCGCCCGCGGCCCGCGGCACGCGCCGCACGCTGGTGCGCGTACTGGAGACCGCCCTGCGGCTTTTGCATCCGTTCATGCCCTTCATCACCGAGACCTTGTGGGGACGGGTGGCGCCACTATGCGGCCGCGGCGCAGCCACCATCATGCGCGCGCCCTATCCGCGCTGCGACCAAAGCCGCATCGATGCGCGCGCGACCGCCGACATGCAGGCGCTCATGGGCATCATCGGCACCGTGCGCACCATCCGTGGCGAAATGAACATCGCGCCCAGCGCCCGCATCCCTGTAATCCTGGATGGCGCCCAGCACCTGGCGGAACTCGTTCGCGCCCATGAGCGAACGATCATGACGCTGGCGCGGCTTTCGGAAATCACGCATCTGGCCGCCGATACGCTGACGCCGGAGTCGGCGGTCGGATTGGCCGGGTCGGTACGCGTGCTCGTCCCGCTTGCGGGACTGATCGACAAGGCCGCCGAGCTGCGCCGTCTTGCCAAGGAGATCGAGAAAATCGAACGCGAGATCGGGCGCGCACGCGCCAAGCTCGGGCGGACCGACTTTGTCGAACGCGCACCGGTGGCGGTGGTCGACGAGGAGCGCCGGCGGCTTGCGGACTTCGAGGAGCGCCTGCACAAGCTCTCCGAGCAGGAGACGCGCATGGCGCGGCTCTCCGGCTAACCTCACTTTTACCTATCAATGGAGACGGGGCACGACGCGCGGACACACGGGTATCGGCGGCGCATCCCCCGGACCCATGCTTGCGCCCGTTGCCTGCCGCCGGTAGACTGGCGGGCGTCTCGCGGGAGATGGCATGCCTCCCTATAACCGCCCTCGCGGCTGATGATGCCTACGATTTCCGGGTATCGGAAATGTGGGTGTGCTCATCCATTCGCCACCCCCGATTGATCCTGCGCCCCCATGGGCCCGACCAAACCCCGTGTCTCGGCCACCGAGGAGGACCGGTGACTTTTGTGTGGATCGCCTGCTTTGCCGTGCTTGGGGCATGGTTGCGCTATGGGCAGAACCTCGTGGTACAACGCCTCCTCGGGCGGGCCTTTCCGTGGGCCACGCTCTCGATCAATGTCATGGGCTCGTTTCTCATAGGCCTCCTCTCCTACATGCTCGTCCACGGGATACCGGTGAGCGCGGCACTGCGCACCGGGGTGATCATAGGCGGCATCGGCACTTATACGACCTTCTCCACCTTCTCGCTGGAGACCCTGCTGCTCGTGGAAGAGGGACAGGTGCTACGTGGTCTTGCGTATGTCGCGACGTCGCTCGCCCTCGGGCTTGGTGCCGCGCTTCTCGGGGCGCTTAGCGCGCCTCGTCTGTGAGAGGGAAAGAGCCGGATGAAGGGTATTGAAATCGCACGCATCTTTATTCGCGAGGGTAACCACGCCGGCGGCCTCGATGTCATGAAACGGATCTTCGCCCTGCTTCAGGATCAGCACAAGGTCCAGGGGGTGACGGTGTTCCGCGGCGTCGCCGGGCTCGGGGTCCATGGCGAGATCCACGCCGCCGACCTTTTGCACATGACCGCGCGCCTGCCGCTCGTCATTGAATTTTTCGACACCCCCGCGGCAGTCGCCGCGGCGCTCGTCGCGCTGCGGGGGCTCGTTCCCCCCGGGCACATCGTGAAGTGGCCCGCGCTATGCCTGTAGCGGACCTCCCGGCACCGCGCATCCACGCCCTGGCACCAAGGCGCCACGACATGCGCCCTGGGTGCTGCCCATGAAGACCCTGGCATTCATCGCGGTGTTTGCCATCTTCGGTGCCATCGCCCGCTATTTGCAGGCGCTGGTCGTGGCCCACGTCGTGGGTGGTCCCTTTCCGTGGAACATCCTGTCGATCAACCTACTGGGCTCGTTCGCGATGGGCTTCCTGTTCTTCGAGACCCTGGAGCGCATCAGCATGAGCCCGGAGCTGCGTACCGGCCTGCTCACGGGTTTCCTCGGGGCCTATACCACCTTCTCGACCTACACCTTCGGGGCGCTGGGGCTCATAGAGCATGGGGCCTGGGTCATGGGGATGAGCTACCTCCTGGGGTCGGTGGTGCTGGGTCTCGCGGCCACGACCTTTGGCGCCTGGCTATCACGCAGCATCTCGGGCGGATAGCGACATCACAGATCGCAGGCGAGCACCAGGGCGTCTTCCCGGCCGTGACGCGTCGGATAATAATTCTTGCGCAGACCGATCTCATTGAATCCGAGGCCGTAATAGAGCGCGTAGGCGGCCTTGTTGGAGCGCCGCACCTCGAGCAGGGCGACCTTGGCCTGCCCATGACGCGCGACATCCAGCAAATGATTCAGCATCCGCCGCCCGAGCCCGCGTCGTTGATAGCGCGGATGGACACAGATATTCAGCAGATGACATTCGCCGACGGCGACCGCCATGACCCCATGGCCCACGAGGCGCCCCCCATCCTCGAGCACCCGGCAGCAGTAACCGACCCGCAGGCAATCGCGGAATATCCCCTCGGTCCAGGGGAACTCATAGGCCTGCCGTTCGACCTGCATGACGAACGGCAGGTCCTCGCGGGCCATCGCCCGGAGTCGGATCTGCGACGGCGTATTGCGCGCGGATTGGGCCGGTAGCCGCCAGCTACTCATCGGCCACGACCCCCCGGGCGCGTTTCAGGTCGGCCCAGGCGGCGGCCTTGTCCGCCGGACGCCGTAAGAGGTAGGCCGGATGATACGTCACCACCACCGGGATGCCCTCGTAGTCATGCAGGGCTCCTCGAAGCCTGCCGAGCGGCTGGTCCGTGGCCAGCAGGCTCTGGGCGGCAAACCGTCCCAGGGCCACCACGACCCGAGGTCGGACGGCGGCAATCTGTGCGCGCAAATAGGGCAGGCATGCCGCCACTTCGGACGGCTGCGGGTCCCGATTCCCCGGCGGCCGGCACTTTAGGACGTTGGCGATAAAGACCTGCTCGCGATCCAGGGCCAGGGCCCGCAGCATAGCATCGAGCAGATGGCCCGCGCGCCCGACAAAGGGCTCGCCACGCCGGTCCTCCTCGGCCCCCGGCGCCTCGCCCACGAAACACCATGTGGCGGTGCGCAAACCCGTCCCGAATACCGTCTGCGTGCGCCCGGCATGCAGCCCGCAGCGCACGCACGAGCGGACCTCATCCTCCAGGCGCCCCCATTCACCCGCATCCGCGCAAGCCCCCGGGGCGTTCGCGGCCGCGATGGGCTCTCGGCGTTGCCAGACGGTGATCCCCATGGCCTTGAGCCACGGGCGTGTGCTACGACTGTCCATGCGGGAAGTATAACCGGCCGCACGCCGATGGGCGGAGATTTTACCGGTGGAGGCGCCGCCGGGACGATTGCGTACCCCGCCACATCCTCTAATGACCGGCCGCAGCCTCCCCAGAGCCCCTGGATGTAGCCGGCATCCCGGTGGGCGCGGTCAGATAGTCAGCGAGGCCCGCGACTTGGCGGCCGCTCAAGGGATTGGCATAGCCTACGGCACGCGTCCCCCGAACCCCGGCCAGGATCTCCACGATCAGATCCGCGGGCTTTTCCTGGTGCGCCAGCGTAAAGAGGTCGGGGACCGGGCTCCCGGGGCCCGCCGCCGCATGGCAGGTCGCGCACAGGTGCGTATAGAGAAATCGGCCCTCGCGCCAACGATGCCCCCGAGGACGCAGCGGCAGGATGCCGCGCAGATCAACCGGGAACCGCCGCCGTAGCGCGCGCATCTCCGACCATACCGCGGGCATCGCCTTGCGCCTCAGGGCCTTGCGGGCAACCCTGATACGGGCCTTGATCGGCCCTACGTCACATCCGGCCCGGGCACAATAGGATCGCGCCTCGAAGCCAAGCACCCCGAGATCGCTATGGATGCGCGCGAGGAGCCGCGCCGACACCGGGCCTCGGACCGCCTGGTGCGTCTCATGGGCCAACAGGGCCACCTCCACGCGCAAGCGCATGCCGCGATCGGCATGCGCCAGGATCGGTACGAGCACGGCGGCGAGCATGACCAGCCGGAGGCGCTGCACACGACCGGCGGACACAGCCCGGGGCGGAGGTCGATCCCCCATCTCACACGGTCACGACCACGTCGCCCGCCAGGATGGCATCGAGCACGGCATCCCACTCGTCCTCGCTGAGGGCCGGGCGCAGGTCATGACGGGACAGACGATGCCTCGTCGGCGCCCGTTCCAGAGACGCCAAGGCCTCGTCCATGGTGCGCCGGTCCGAAAAAAGATCCGTCTCGAGGACCACGATACGCATGACACTTTCCTCCGGATGCTTCATAGCGAAATGACGGCCTCGGCGGTGGCAAGCGCGGCGGCAAGCGCGGCGGTGTCAAGGTAGGGCAAGCCCTGATCGGGGACCGTGGTCTCCGGCTCTACATCGGCGAGCTCGAGACTTTCGGCCTGTACGGCGTTTTCCGGCGTATCGGCGACCGGCCCCCCCATAAGGATCAGGCGCACCGCATGACCGAATATCGTAAGTCCCGCGGCCACGCGCATCGCCTCTGTGTGATCGTGACGACCAAGGACCACCAATGTCTTTGCCGTGCCCATGACCTAGAGGCTCACGATGCGCCGCGCGGCGGCGGTCATGGCGCTGTTGTCGGTCTGGCTCCCGAGCGGGATGGGGCATTGTCCCCGCCCGAAGCGCTCCCAGGAATATTCACAGACCGCCGAACCCGGACCGGCATGCAGGCAGGCTATGATCTCCGGATCGGAAGCGAGCTGCGCGGCGGGGCCGGTAAAGAAACAGCCGCATTCAATCTGGCGGCGCTCGCAAGCGCGCAGGAAACCGCGCAGCAGGGGCGCCGATTCGGTCCGCGACACCAGAAACAGGATATCCATTAGCGCCTCCTTGTCATGCGCCATACCAGAACCATAATAGCGGCAATAGCGGCACCCACCGACGCCACCGCCAAGGACTTATCCGGGGCTGGCAACCCCGGAGTTCGGCCAGGACGGGCGCGCACGCCCCGCCCGCGCGTCCAGTCCCGCCAGCCGCCGGCAAACACACGCGCGCGCACCGCGAGCATCCGGAGTCGCGCAAAGTAGGCCATCGATCCATAGGGCCCGGCGCCGTACGCGACCACCGGACGCCGGGCAAAGATCAGGCTGCGCATGGCCGTCCGATCGCGCCCTACATCGGCCATCGGCAGGGATCGTGCCCCAGGAATGTGGCCAAGCCGGTAGCGCCCGCGAGCCCGCCCATCGACCGGAAGGTATCCCTCCCCACCCGTTGGCGGGCGCGCCGCCAATTCCTGGCGCAACACCACAAGCCGCGTACGTGGCCAGGCGGTGTAAATAGCCTCACGGAATACACCGCGGGTCGTTCCGGCGCCGAGCGCCCCGGGATGGCGCGCAAGCCACGCCGTCACCGGATCCGCCACCACCTCCACCCGCCTTTGGCCGGCGACATACAACATGCCGGCCACGAAATCCTCACGCCTTGCCCGGTCGCCGACCACGATCGCCGTCTCGGCCCCGGTCAGCCTCAGTGCCCCGAGGAGCCAGCGGACGTTGCGCCAACTCGCCAGTCGGCCGCGCGAAGTGAGAAGCATGCGCGGATTCAGGCAGAGGCCGCCCGCCACCGACCGACGCACGCACACGGCACGGCGACGTGTATCCACGACCACGCTACGCGCCGGCAAGGGCCAAGGCAGGTGCGAGCGCGCCACGAGCGCCCCGGGCGCGACCCCATGGCTCATGGCGAACGCCGGAAGCGATGCGGCATGCACCGTCAGCAGCCCCCGATCTTCGGCAGGCGCGGCACGAACGCCCCGCCCTGCGCCGGCGGCGGGTTCTGAAGGTAGTAATTCACGAGTTCACGGACCGTTACGGTGCCACGGCATGCACCGTCAGCAGCCCCCGATCTTCGGCAGGCGCGGCACGAACGCCCCGCCCTGCGCCGGCGGCGGGTTCTGAAGGTAGTAATTCACGAGTTCACGGACCGTTACGGTGCCATACAGGCCGCCCATCGGAATGGGCGCGAACCGGCCCACGGTCTGCGGGGTCTCCGAGCGCTTTATCGTCTCCGGCGACACTGAGGCCGCGCGCATCAGAAACGACATGCCGATCACCACCAGGGCGATGCACGAACCGCAATAGAGAAGGATCTGGCCGGGCGTCATCTCCCCGCCACCCGTAGCCGCCCGCGCCTGCTGCACAGGCGGCGCGCAGCCGGCGTCTGGCAGGCTCACCCAGGGCGATGCACGAACCGCAATAGAGAAGGATCTGGCCGGGCGTCATCTCCCCGCCACCCGTAGCCGCCCGCGCCTGCTGCACAGGCGGCGCGCAGCCGGCGTCTGGCAGGCTCACCCCATGAAGCACATCTTTCACTGTCATAAGACCTCCCTACCCCTAGAATACGTCGGTCGTCAGGGCCACATAGAGCACATACATCATGACGACGAACATGGCGATTTGCGCAATCGTTGGCACGTTCAGGTCCATAAGTCCTCCTAGTGTCCGGCGGTCTTCGCGATCGCGGACTTTTCCACGGCGTAGACGCCGGCGGCGACATTGCCCTTATAGTACTGGGCGAGCCGATCCACGTTCAGCGGCTTGCCATTGACGGGGTTTATGACAGGCGGCGTGAAATACGCGACCCCATCGCGCGTACGGTGCAGATAGGCCGGAGGCATGGCCAGGATGTACACAAAGGTGCCGATGGTCATGACACCAGCCAGCAACGCCAGCGTCAGCATCTGCCTTTGACCGACAGGAAGCATGGCATATCCTCCCTAGTTCTTGCGCACGAAGACGCGCCAATAACGATCGGCCTTGAGGGTCGCGAGATGCGTGCCGTTGACCGCCGCCATCACCGTCGGCAAGGCCTCCATGGACGTCGGATTATCCACCTTGACCTCTATCACCGCCCCCGATGCGGCCTCGTTCAAGGCCTTTTTGGTCATGAGCTGCGGACGCGGACAGGAATCCCCCAGGACATCAACCACGCGGCTTATCGTGTAGGTGTTCCCATCCTCCAAGGTTACCTGCGCGGCAGGCGCCGTCGAAACGGCTGCGGTTGGAGCGGCTTTACGGTTGAATAGACCCATGACATCAATCTCCTAAGGTAGGTAGGGCGGCCGTTGTGTCGCCGGCGTCGTCGGCGGTCTTGGCGAGTGTCGGTGATGCCGCCCCCACGGGCGCGGCCACCCTCGGCTCGGCTTTACCCTCCGCAACGAGGGTCGCGCGCTCGCGCTTCAGGATGCGTCGATACAGGGCATAGAGCGCGGCGGTCTGAATAAGACCGAAAAAGATCGCCGGAATCCCGGTATCGCGCTGCAAGGTCAGGGCATCTGCCCAGCCGAATTGCAGGCCGGCGGCGTTCGCGTGTCCGGTCATCGTCTGTCCGGCGAGCGGCCAGTAGGAGAACGACCACATGAGCGAGGACAGAAACAGGCCGACGATAAGAAACAGCAGGGCCCACAAGGCGCCGATATTGCCCTCGCCGGTCTTCACCCACGATGACACCGTGCAGGCACCGGCGAAGACCATACCGATGCCAAACAGAAACAGTCCGACGAACTGGTTGATCCCGACATCGAAGCGCATGGGATTGCCATTGCCGAAACTGATCATGGCCGTAAAGCCCACGGTGAGGATCATCATCGCCACCAGCAAGGCCTTGGTGTTGCGGTAGCTCTTGAAGAGCATGGCGTCGCGCAAAGCCGCGGTATTGCACCAGCGCGACCTTTGCACGAGCACCCCGACGGTGGTTCCAAAAACGAACGCCGCCAGGCATTGACCGTCTACGGTAATCATTGGTCAGGCCTCCAGAATCTTCTTGTACACCCAGGTCCCGACCCACGCGCCGATCACAAGGCCGCTCACCGCCAAGTAACCGCCAAGATTCATCTCCGGCGTGAGACCTAGAAAGGTGCTGACGTTACAGACAAAGGACAGGCGAATACCGATACCCATGAGCAGACCACCGATGGTGATCATCACCCACTCCGACAAGTGCTTCGGGACCCGCCAATAGAACTCCTTGCTCAGGATCGCGCTCACGAGCGCCCCGAACCCCATGCCGAGACTGATGTAGATCTTCCAATAGGCCCACGTCGGCTTGAATACCATGCGCCAGAACGGGATGCGGTTCATCTCCTTGGCGCCGACCAGGGCCTTCACGAACAAGCCGGCGATCATGGTCTCGCCGCCGCCCACAGTCCACGCGCCGACGATTTGAAACAGAAAGATATCGAATACCGCAATGATCGCCAGCGCGACTATGGGATCCAGAGATTTCTTGAAAAACTCCACGGCATCACCCCCGTTTGTGCGTGTGACCCTGCAATGGCACACCGGCCGCCATGCGGTCGGGAACCAGGGCATCCCATACCCACTCCGACCGCCGTCCATCGGGATACCGGCAACCCTCGTGATCCGGTCACCGCGGCTCCCGACCATCCCATCAGCAAAACCCGCGCCAGCAGTGAAACCGGGGGATTTCCTGGGTATTCCGGGTCATGCCGGATCACGGTGTCACCATCTTGGGAGAGTGTGTCACCAGGATGGTGACGTCCCGCCTCGCGGGCCCGGGCCTGGCGTATGACCGCACCCATCATCGATGGGCCGGCGCCGCGGCCTTGCAAGATCATAGGTGTGTCCGGCGCGGCCATGCGCAATCGTAGGCAGGATACGGCCCGCTCCGCCGGGGCCACGGCGATGACCGACCTCGACCGCGACGGGCTCGAAACGGTCACGATGGGAAACCGCGGATTCCCGGAGATCGGCAGGACCGTACACCTCCCGGGTTGCGGGCGGCCGACCGGGTCCCTGGTGGAGGCCGATCCTCCTTAGCCGGTGCTCCAGCCGCGCGGCCGGCGCATGCCGGCGACCTTGCAGGCCTGTTTCACGTAGCCGTAAGGGAACAACTCGAAGAGGCGCGCGCGGGCCTTGGCGCCCATGCCGTGATCGGCCAGATGACGGATCGCGAAACGGGCATCCGGGGTCACCTGGTGCTCATCGAAGAACGCCCGCACGAAACGGATCACCTCCCAATGGTCGCCGTTCAGGGCCAGGCCCTCGGAGCGCGCCAGGACCTCGGCCACGGACTCGCTCCAATCCCCAGGGTCGATGAGGTAACCCTCATCGTCGGTAACGACACGCGCATCTCCCACCATGAGCTCCATATATCCCCCGGAATCGGTCTTCATTACACCTAAAGGCCCTCTCGCAGGCGCGATGTTCGTATCGGCGCATCTGAAGGTCTCTTTTACGCGGCACTTTTTCAGATCGGGCCGCCGACATGCCTTGATGCAGGTCAAGAGACCCGCTGCCTTGCCACCCGCCCTCTTCTGGCGCAAGATTCGGGCGTGCGCGCCCCCGCCTCGGCGCATGACTCATCGAGACCGTCGCATGTCATCGCCCTGGTTCGTCTACATCCTGGAATGCGCCAACGACCGCCTCTACACCGGGATCACCACGGATATCGCCCGCCGGTTCCGTGAACATGTCGCCGGCCGCGGCGCGGCCTTTACACGCATGAATAAACCGCGCCGCATGCTGGCCTTCACGACCTGCCCGGACCGCTCGCAGGCAAGTCGCCTCGAGGCGCACATAAAGCGGTTGCCGGCCGCGGATAAAAGACGCCTCTGCCGCCTTTGGGTTCTTGCAAAGGAATCGCACGTTCCGTAAGGCGGAAACGCCCCCGGTAAGAGCCGCGGGAGCGGCATGACGTACCACGCTATTATACCGGTGTTTCGGATAGTCCCATTGTCCCGCCTGACTATTGTTGCAGGTTGACTCCCCATTTCCTGCCCACGATAGTAGGCGCGCGGCCTTAGGGCCTGTCCCATGAAGGGGCATAGGAAGACATGCGGTACCGACACCATGATGGTGCGGCTCCTCCCGTGCCCGGATATCGTCATGCTCGCGCAATCGGGGGAGAATATGTGGAATACCATCCAATACATGCAGGCTGCGGACGCCTCGGATATCGTACCGCAAAACGTGCTGGCCGCCTCCTATGAGCGATGCCGTATGTTTGACGTTTGTGAGAGCAAACGGCGCATAGACGACACCTTTGGGGAGGGAGAAACCCGGAATTTTCTCCAGCAGAATGGCAAACTTGTCACCTATGGGCATCTGGTCGTCATGGAATACATGGGTGACATCAAGGAGGCCAGCGATCTTTTTATCTTCACCAACGGTCAAGGCCGCATATTGGGATTATGGTCACGCCCGGAGATCGTGTCCGCCGCCGCCACTATAGGCCTCCGGGCAGGGGCGTCACTGGCCGAAGATAGCGCCGGGACCAATGCCGTGGCGCTCGCTCTGGCGGCGCAAGGTCCGGTCATCTTGAAGGGAGAGGAGCACCTCTGTCGCATATTCCATGACTGGACGTGCGTGGCGGCCCCGGTCATAAGCGCCGATGGGGCACTCATCGGATGCCTCGACATCTCGGCGCCCGAAGGCCCTGTCTATGAAAAGCTGGCCTTGGCGCGATCGATTGCGCGGGAGATCGGGCGGCTTGTGGGCAACAAGATATCGTTTGGCGGGATTACGATCCGCCAACGCGAGGTGCTTGCGCTGTTTGCCCATGGGGTGAGTTATAAAGGGATCGGCAGC
The DNA window shown above is from Acidiferrobacter sp. SPIII_3 and carries:
- a CDS encoding GIY-YIG nuclease family protein, which codes for MSSPWFVYILECANDRLYTGITTDIARRFREHVAGRGAAFTRMNKPRRMLAFTTCPDRSQASRLEAHIKRLPAADKRRLCRLWVLAKESHVP
- a CDS encoding LuxR family transcriptional regulator, whose translation is MKGHRKTCGTDTMMVRLLPCPDIVMLAQSGENMWNTIQYMQAADASDIVPQNVLAASYERCRMFDVCESKRRIDDTFGEGETRNFLQQNGKLVTYGHLVVMEYMGDIKEASDLFIFTNGQGRILGLWSRPEIVSAAATIGLRAGASLAEDSAGTNAVALALAAQGPVILKGEEHLCRIFHDWTCVAAPVISADGALIGCLDISAPEGPVYEKLALARSIAREIGRLVGNKISFGGITIRQREVLALFAHGVSYKGIGSILGISIKTVEEHLDAVRIKMGMKNRRACIKKAIEMGIL
- a CDS encoding CrcB family protein, with the translated sequence MKTLAFIAVFAIFGAIARYLQALVVAHVVGGPFPWNILSINLLGSFAMGFLFFETLERISMSPELRTGLLTGFLGAYTTFSTYTFGALGLIEHGAWVMGMSYLLGSVVLGLAATTFGAWLSRSISGG
- the rimI gene encoding ribosomal protein S18-alanine N-acetyltransferase codes for the protein MSSWRLPAQSARNTPSQIRLRAMAREDLPFVMQVERQAYEFPWTEGIFRDCLRVGYCCRVLEDGGRLVGHGVMAVAVGECHLLNICVHPRYQRRGLGRRMLNHLLDVARHGQAKVALLEVRRSNKAAYALYYGLGFNEIGLRKNYYPTRHGREDALVLACDL
- a CDS encoding DUF190 domain-containing protein, coding for MKGIEIARIFIREGNHAGGLDVMKRIFALLQDQHKVQGVTVFRGVAGLGVHGEIHAADLLHMTARLPLVIEFFDTPAAVAAALVALRGLVPPGHIVKWPALCL
- a CDS encoding YeeE/YedE thiosulfate transporter family protein, which encodes MITVDGQCLAAFVFGTTVGVLVQRSRWCNTAALRDAMLFKSYRNTKALLVAMMILTVGFTAMISFGNGNPMRFDVGINQFVGLFLFGIGMVFAGACTVSSWVKTGEGNIGALWALLFLIVGLFLSSLMWSFSYWPLAGQTMTGHANAAGLQFGWADALTLQRDTGIPAIFFGLIQTAALYALYRRILKRERATLVAEGKAEPRVAAPVGAASPTLAKTADDAGDTTAALPTLGD
- a CDS encoding uracil-DNA glycosylase, giving the protein MGITVWQRREPIAAANAPGACADAGEWGRLEDEVRSCVRCGLHAGRTQTVFGTGLRTATWCFVGEAPGAEEDRRGEPFVGRAGHLLDAMLRALALDREQVFIANVLKCRPPGNRDPQPSEVAACLPYLRAQIAAVRPRVVVALGRFAAQSLLATDQPLGRLRGALHDYEGIPVVVTYHPAYLLRRPADKAAAWADLKRARGVVADE
- a CDS encoding TusE/DsrC/DsvC family sulfur relay protein; translated protein: MKTDSGGYMELMVGDARVVTDDEGYLIDPGDWSESVAEVLARSEGLALNGDHWEVIRFVRAFFDEHQVTPDARFAIRHLADHGMGAKARARLFELFPYGYVKQACKVAGMRRPRGWSTG
- a CDS encoding CrcB family protein; this encodes MTFVWIACFAVLGAWLRYGQNLVVQRLLGRAFPWATLSINVMGSFLIGLLSYMLVHGIPVSAALRTGVIIGGIGTYTTFSTFSLETLLLVEEGQVLRGLAYVATSLALGLGAALLGALSAPRL
- a CDS encoding sulfurtransferase TusA family protein, with amino-acid sequence MVDVLGDSCPRPQLMTKKALNEAASGAVIEVKVDNPTSMEALPTVMAAVNGTHLATLKADRYWRVFVRKN
- a CDS encoding YeeE/YedE thiosulfate transporter family protein — its product is MEFFKKSLDPIVALAIIAVFDIFLFQIVGAWTVGGGETMIAGLFVKALVGAKEMNRIPFWRMVFKPTWAYWKIYISLGMGFGALVSAILSKEFYWRVPKHLSEWVMITIGGLLMGIGIRLSFVCNVSTFLGLTPEMNLGGYLAVSGLVIGAWVGTWVYKKILEA
- a CDS encoding cytochrome c encodes the protein MQRLRLVMLAAVLVPILAHADRGMRLRVEVALLAHETHQAVRGPVSARLLARIHSDLGVLGFEARSYCARAGCDVGPIKARIRVARKALRRKAMPAVWSEMRALRRRFPVDLRGILPLRPRGHRWREGRFLYTHLCATCHAAAGPGSPVPDLFTLAHQEKPADLIVEILAGVRGTRAVGYANPLSGRQVAGLADYLTAPTGMPATSRGSGEAAAGH
- a CDS encoding rhodanese-like domain-containing protein gives rise to the protein MSHGVAPGALVARSHLPWPLPARSVVVDTRRRAVCVRRSVAGGLCLNPRMLLTSRGRLASWRNVRWLLGALRLTGAETAIVVGDRARREDFVAGMLYVAGQRRVEVVADPVTAWLARHPGALGAGTTRGVFREAIYTAWPRTRLVVLRQELAARPPTGGEGYLPVDGRARGRYRLGHIPGARSLPMADVGRDRTAMRSLIFARRPVVAYGAGPYGSMAYFARLRMLAVRARVFAGGWRDWTRGRGVRARPGRTPGLPAPDKSLAVASVGAAIAAIMVLVWRMTRRR